A DNA window from Candidatus Binataceae bacterium contains the following coding sequences:
- a CDS encoding class I SAM-dependent methyltransferase, which produces MTARAEAIAEFITALYDAGVVADEAGVAHSFDASVTADRGDFLGDLCQREGARSVLEVGMAWGLSTLFLLRALVANEAPAGAHVVIDPFQTAHFHRAALASIRRLGLESMIEFHEALSEIALPKMVEAQRLFDFVFIDGNHQFDGVFLDLVYANRLLKPGGVMAFDDSWSDSVFLACRYLETNYGYTAVAAYPPMRRGRRRRRLYRAQMQAYRKPAQPPARGRFHLAPFHAGLALGAAEERRLRTDGLRALHDGDRRAARVAFSAARRLNPRRLNTWLRLLRTYLPAGVTRSPETGKGRRTW; this is translated from the coding sequence GTGACCGCGCGGGCCGAGGCAATCGCGGAATTCATCACCGCGCTCTACGACGCCGGCGTGGTGGCGGACGAAGCCGGCGTCGCCCACAGTTTCGACGCGAGCGTTACGGCCGATCGCGGCGACTTCCTGGGCGATCTCTGCCAGCGCGAGGGCGCCCGCTCCGTTCTGGAAGTCGGCATGGCTTGGGGCCTCTCAACCCTCTTCCTCCTACGCGCGCTCGTCGCCAACGAGGCGCCTGCGGGCGCGCACGTCGTAATCGATCCTTTCCAGACCGCACATTTTCATCGCGCGGCGCTGGCCTCGATCCGGCGGCTCGGGCTCGAATCAATGATCGAATTTCACGAGGCGCTGTCCGAGATTGCGCTGCCGAAAATGGTCGAAGCGCAACGTCTGTTCGATTTCGTCTTCATCGACGGCAATCATCAGTTCGACGGCGTTTTTCTCGACCTGGTGTACGCCAACCGGCTGCTGAAACCGGGCGGCGTGATGGCCTTCGACGACAGTTGGTCGGACTCGGTGTTTCTGGCCTGCCGCTACCTCGAAACTAATTATGGCTACACGGCCGTCGCCGCCTATCCACCGATGCGCCGCGGACGCCGGCGCCGGCGGCTTTATCGCGCACAGATGCAGGCCTACCGCAAACCCGCACAACCCCCGGCGCGCGGACGCTTCCACTTGGCGCCCTTCCACGCGGGCCTCGCGCTTGGCGCCGCCGAGGAACGCCGCTTGCGCACAGACGGCCTGCGCGCGTTGCACGATGGTGACCGGCGCGCCGCGCGCGTAGCCTTCAGCGCCGCCCGCCGGCTCAATCCGCGCCGGCTCAATACATGGTTGCGGCTGTTGCGCACCTATCTGCCGGCCGGCGTCACTCGCTCGCCGGAGACTGGCAAAGGCAGACGAACTTGGTAG
- a CDS encoding glycosyltransferase — protein MRASVIIPAFNGAATIAAAIRSALDQRCADDFEIIVVNDGSTDGTQAILESFGDRLRIVNQPNRGLPAARNAAAAIAGGDYLALLDQDDLWLPEKLARTIAPLERDPDLVLSYSDLVPVDDGGAPAGPSPITAALARPPTMDDLLRQWWPILPSTVVIRHTTFIRCGGFFEGYRRAYEDVDFWLRARECGGFAYLAEPLVIYRTTPIHARMGRYEESYALFRRRIMDRYGARASALLGATRDAYVSTLGYRGLLAMRSGDRAAARQFFWRALRYHPTKLRTVLRLLRTFLPMRLARALSGSRPGPSSQFDARSSACVGSRRACSDRPYSPR, from the coding sequence ATGCGCGCCTCGGTCATAATTCCGGCCTTCAACGGCGCCGCCACGATCGCCGCGGCGATTCGGAGTGCGCTCGATCAGCGCTGCGCCGACGATTTCGAGATCATCGTGGTGAACGACGGCTCGACCGACGGGACTCAGGCCATCCTGGAATCGTTTGGTGATCGGCTCAGAATCGTGAACCAGCCCAATCGCGGTCTCCCAGCCGCGCGCAATGCGGCCGCGGCGATTGCCGGCGGCGATTACCTCGCGCTGCTCGACCAGGACGACCTATGGCTGCCGGAGAAGCTCGCACGCACGATCGCGCCACTCGAACGCGATCCGGATCTCGTCCTGTCCTATTCCGACCTCGTCCCGGTCGATGATGGGGGCGCGCCCGCCGGTCCCTCGCCGATCACGGCCGCCCTCGCCCGTCCGCCCACGATGGATGACCTGCTGCGTCAATGGTGGCCGATCCTGCCGAGCACCGTGGTGATTCGGCACACAACCTTCATCCGATGCGGCGGCTTCTTCGAGGGCTATCGGCGAGCTTACGAGGACGTCGACTTCTGGTTGCGCGCGCGCGAATGCGGAGGCTTCGCTTATCTCGCGGAGCCGCTGGTGATCTATCGGACAACACCTATTCACGCGCGCATGGGTCGCTACGAGGAAAGTTATGCACTCTTTCGCCGGCGCATCATGGATCGCTACGGCGCCCGCGCCTCCGCCCTGCTCGGCGCCACGCGCGACGCCTATGTCAGCACGCTGGGCTATCGCGGTCTGCTCGCGATGCGGAGCGGCGACCGCGCCGCGGCCCGGCAATTCTTCTGGCGCGCGCTCAGATACCATCCGACCAAACTCAGAACTGTTTTGCGCCTGCTGCGGACCTTTCTGCCGATGCGCCTGGCACGCGCCCTGAGTGGAAGCCGCCCTGGTCCTTCCAGTCAATTCGACGCCAGATCTAGCGCGTGCGTTGGAAGCCGTCGGGCTTGCTCAGATCGCCCGTATTCGCCACGCTGA
- a CDS encoding methylated-DNA--[protein]-cysteine S-methyltransferase — MNIKMTATIDSTLGILRRRADGATELRINGSSYGAYGKGARMGFTIASAADFPMLLAATANGISWLGIHASPAYLESELRRDYPNAEIHRDDRWVSDFAARVIAELADESSALELPLDIRATPFQLAVWRELCAIPRGATRSYGEIARLIGSPDAARAVGHANGSNPTSIIIPCHRAIGADGSLTGYRWGVEIKRRLLEREGALDRASPFAELAGFGGFAYNRGRKTGDGRSLYENRSRLYAMRKQRPMHAGGARTFPGGRR; from the coding sequence ATGAACATTAAGATGACCGCCACGATTGATTCAACCCTCGGGATCCTGCGCCGCCGCGCCGACGGCGCGACTGAGCTGCGGATCAACGGCTCGAGCTACGGCGCATACGGTAAGGGTGCGCGCATGGGCTTTACGATCGCGAGCGCCGCGGACTTCCCGATGCTGCTGGCGGCAACCGCAAATGGAATCTCCTGGCTCGGAATCCATGCGTCGCCCGCCTACCTCGAGTCTGAGCTGCGTCGCGACTATCCAAATGCGGAAATCCACCGCGACGATCGCTGGGTGAGCGATTTCGCAGCGCGAGTGATCGCCGAACTGGCCGACGAATCCTCGGCGCTCGAACTCCCGCTGGATATCCGCGCCACCCCGTTTCAACTCGCGGTCTGGCGCGAGCTTTGCGCGATCCCGCGCGGCGCCACTCGATCCTACGGCGAAATCGCCCGACTCATCGGAAGCCCCGACGCCGCCCGCGCGGTCGGCCACGCCAATGGTTCGAATCCGACGTCGATCATAATCCCGTGCCATCGCGCGATCGGCGCCGACGGTTCGCTCACCGGCTATCGCTGGGGCGTCGAAATCAAGCGGCGGCTGCTCGAACGCGAGGGTGCTTTAGACCGGGCTTCGCCCTTCGCTGAGCTAGCGGGATTCGGCGGTTTCGCCTACAATCGCGGTCGAAAAACTGGCGACGGGAGATCTCTTTACGAAAATCGTAGTCGATTATACGCGATGCGAAAGCAACGCCCGATGCATGCAGGTGGCGCCCGAACTTTTCCAGGTGGGCGACGATGA
- a CDS encoding alpha-ketoacid dehydrogenase subunit beta — translation MEVNYLTAINQALHEEMRRDENVFMMGEDVAELGGAFKVTEGLLAAFGEDRVIDTPISEALIVGAGIGAAMLGMRPVVEMQFGDFISCAFDQIVNSAATLRYRHGGQAACPLVIRAPSGAGVHGALFHSQNPEAWFTRVPGLKVVAPATPYDAKGLLKAAIRDNNPVVYFEHKRLYRSIKADVPEGDFVVPLGVAEIRQPGRDLSIITYGGTVHQSLDAARIVEKEDGLSVEVLDLRTLLPLDRDAILATARKTGKVLVVHEDRLTGGFGGEIAAIIGEHAFESLDGPVRRIAAADTHTPFSPPLEEFVLPNSNKIVEAIRSLAAY, via the coding sequence ATGGAAGTAAATTATCTGACTGCGATCAATCAGGCGCTCCACGAAGAGATGCGCCGTGATGAGAATGTTTTCATGATGGGCGAAGATGTCGCCGAACTCGGCGGCGCTTTCAAGGTCACCGAGGGGCTGCTGGCTGCTTTCGGCGAGGACCGCGTGATCGACACGCCGATCTCGGAGGCGCTGATCGTTGGCGCCGGCATCGGCGCGGCGATGCTCGGGATGCGCCCGGTGGTCGAGATGCAGTTTGGGGATTTCATTTCGTGCGCCTTCGACCAAATCGTGAACTCAGCCGCCACCCTGCGCTATCGGCATGGCGGCCAAGCGGCCTGCCCGCTGGTGATTCGCGCGCCCTCGGGCGCGGGCGTGCACGGCGCGCTGTTCCACTCGCAGAACCCGGAAGCCTGGTTTACCCGCGTACCGGGTCTCAAGGTGGTCGCGCCGGCCACCCCCTATGACGCGAAGGGTCTGCTCAAGGCGGCGATTCGCGACAACAATCCCGTGGTCTATTTCGAGCACAAGCGGCTCTATCGCAGCATCAAGGCGGATGTGCCTGAGGGCGATTTTGTCGTCCCGCTGGGGGTCGCCGAAATCCGCCAGCCCGGGCGCGACCTCTCGATCATCACGTATGGCGGCACGGTCCATCAGTCGCTCGACGCAGCGCGCATCGTCGAGAAAGAGGACGGTCTCTCGGTCGAGGTGCTGGATCTGCGCACGCTACTGCCGCTCGACCGCGACGCGATCCTGGCCACTGCGCGCAAGACCGGCAAAGTCCTCGTCGTCCACGAAGATCGGCTGACCGGCGGCTTCGGCGGCGAGATCGCGGCAATCATCGGGGAACACGCCTTCGAGTCGCTCGACGGGCCCGTGCGCCGGATCGCGGCCGCAGATACCCATACGCCGTTCAGTCCGCCGCTCGAAGAATTCGTCCTGCCCAACTCCAACAAAATCGTCGAAGCCATCCGCAGCCTCGCCGCTTACTAG
- a CDS encoding dihydrolipoamide acetyltransferase family protein, with translation MSLEVTMPQMGESVVEGTVTKWLVKVGDQVKEDQPLCEISTDKVDTEIPSPGAGVITQLIAIEGQVLPIGAPLALIDAAGAGTGTAARPSPPTSPQSSPPTRPVSRPVAAVAPPAPRRLQAVPAAALASAEASAPARTLNAPHQASLGAPQAMEGAPVVASAPRRYSPVVLKMAEEQAIDLSLVPGTGIGGRVSKRDVERYLEALRSGRAPVSQTNGVAAHPVSNEPTPTGAPAPSAAAPVATPAHGPTFRPPVYQPREGDMVEPFTRRRKLIAEHMVYSKTHSPHVGTVAEVDLTRLSALREKHKKDFQSREGFSLTLLPFAAMATIQALKEFPRMNAAVVGDSAVIRRDINLGIAMDAPDGLLVPVIKQADTFTVVGLAREMERLRQKVAAKSITADDLGGGSFTLSNPGREGNLYGFAIINQPQVGILRMGEVKKRPVVIELDGADAIAIRTMMYLALSYDHRVIDGVLGNRFLFHTARLLEEANFEL, from the coding sequence ATGAGTCTCGAAGTCACAATGCCCCAGATGGGCGAGAGCGTCGTTGAAGGCACGGTCACGAAGTGGCTGGTCAAGGTCGGCGATCAGGTCAAGGAGGATCAGCCGCTGTGCGAAATTTCGACCGACAAGGTCGATACCGAGATTCCCTCGCCGGGTGCCGGAGTCATCACGCAATTGATCGCCATCGAGGGACAAGTCTTGCCGATCGGCGCGCCGCTCGCCCTAATCGACGCAGCCGGGGCGGGGACGGGGACGGCGGCCAGACCCTCGCCTCCAACTTCGCCCCAATCTTCACCGCCGACGCGGCCGGTGTCGCGGCCTGTGGCGGCCGTGGCGCCGCCCGCGCCGCGGCGACTTCAGGCTGTGCCCGCGGCAGCGCTCGCGAGCGCCGAGGCCTCCGCGCCCGCACGAACTCTTAACGCTCCGCACCAAGCAAGTTTGGGCGCTCCGCAAGCAATGGAAGGCGCGCCCGTCGTCGCCTCGGCGCCGCGCCGCTATTCACCGGTCGTGCTCAAGATGGCCGAGGAGCAGGCGATCGATCTGAGCCTCGTCCCCGGGACTGGAATCGGCGGACGGGTCAGCAAGCGCGATGTCGAGCGTTACCTCGAAGCCCTGCGCAGCGGCCGCGCGCCGGTGTCGCAAACTAACGGCGTAGCAGCCCATCCCGTCTCGAATGAGCCGACGCCAACCGGCGCGCCTGCACCGAGCGCGGCGGCTCCCGTCGCGACGCCGGCTCACGGGCCCACCTTCCGCCCGCCGGTCTATCAACCGCGCGAGGGCGATATGGTCGAGCCGTTTACCCGCCGCCGCAAGCTCATCGCCGAGCACATGGTCTATTCCAAGACCCATTCGCCGCACGTCGGTACGGTCGCGGAGGTTGATCTGACGCGGCTGTCCGCGCTGCGCGAAAAGCACAAGAAGGATTTTCAGAGTCGCGAAGGCTTTTCACTGACGCTGCTGCCGTTCGCCGCGATGGCGACGATACAGGCGCTCAAGGAATTTCCCCGCATGAACGCGGCCGTCGTCGGCGATTCCGCCGTCATTCGCCGCGACATCAATCTCGGCATCGCGATGGACGCGCCGGACGGCCTGCTTGTCCCGGTCATCAAGCAGGCCGATACGTTCACGGTGGTTGGGCTGGCGCGCGAGATGGAACGGTTGCGGCAAAAAGTCGCCGCGAAGAGTATCACGGCCGACGACCTTGGCGGCGGCAGCTTCACTTTGTCGAACCCCGGACGCGAAGGCAATCTCTACGGCTTCGCGATTATCAATCAGCCGCAAGTCGGAATTCTACGGATGGGCGAAGTCAAGAAACGGCCGGTCGTGATCGAGCTCGACGGCGCCGACGCCATCGCGATCCGCACCATGATGTATCTGGCGCTATCATACGACCATCGCGTGATCGACGGCGTGCTCGGCAACCGCTTTCTGTTCCACACCGCGCGGCTGCTCGAGGAAGCGAACTTCGAACTCTAG
- a CDS encoding OmpA family protein, translated as MRPGFARYAMWLAVAGVAAGCGSISPEREKACLIGAGVGALAGGGIGAIAAAGPGNNTKRNYEIAVPAGVVGGALLGGIAGCLSVRQPEAPPPPPPPPQAPPPPPPPAPAPQKIVLRGVHFNFDKSFIREVDRPVLDEAAETLKANPNVKVDVNGYCDAIGSEKYNLKRSQRRSESVAAYLEDKGIPAAQLAPQGFGKTDFVATNNTKEGRAQNRRVELAPLDQ; from the coding sequence ATGAGACCAGGATTCGCCCGATACGCAATGTGGCTGGCCGTCGCCGGCGTCGCCGCCGGCTGTGGTTCGATTTCACCTGAACGGGAAAAGGCCTGTTTGATCGGTGCCGGCGTCGGCGCGCTTGCGGGCGGGGGTATTGGCGCGATCGCGGCGGCCGGCCCCGGCAATAATACCAAGAGAAATTACGAGATCGCCGTGCCCGCGGGCGTCGTCGGCGGCGCATTGCTGGGTGGCATCGCTGGATGTTTGTCAGTGCGGCAGCCTGAGGCGCCGCCACCACCTCCGCCTCCGCCGCAAGCCCCGCCACCCCCTCCGCCGCCAGCTCCGGCGCCACAAAAGATCGTGCTGCGCGGCGTGCACTTTAATTTCGACAAGTCATTCATCCGCGAGGTTGACAGGCCGGTGCTCGACGAGGCCGCAGAGACGCTCAAGGCCAATCCGAACGTCAAGGTTGACGTCAACGGCTACTGCGACGCGATCGGCAGCGAAAAGTACAACCTGAAGCGGTCCCAGCGCCGCTCGGAATCCGTAGCTGCGTACCTTGAGGACAAGGGTATTCCGGCGGCTCAACTGGCGCCGCAAGGCTTCGGCAAGACGGATTTTGTCGCGACCAACAATACCAAAGAGGGCCGCGCGCAAAACCGCCGCGTCGAGTTGGCGCCGCTGGATCAGTAA
- a CDS encoding ferredoxin yields MAPELFQVGDDDQLTVLNENPPESSRERLLRAIKVCPKQAISVIEDK; encoded by the coding sequence GTGGCGCCCGAACTTTTCCAGGTGGGCGACGATGATCAGCTAACCGTGCTGAACGAGAATCCGCCGGAATCGTCGCGCGAGCGTCTGCTGCGAGCGATCAAAGTCTGCCCCAAGCAGGCGATTTCGGTTATCGAGGACAAATAA
- a CDS encoding thiamine pyrophosphate-dependent dehydrogenase E1 component subunit alpha translates to MADSDSAAAAAPQAPDAGARIEFELHLYFQMKLIRAFEERVSRLHRQNKILGGVYSGAGQEAIVTGICAPLQDGDLVAPLHRDMGVFLMRGVDPGRLMAQLMGKESGLARGKDSFLHGGDLEHGIFGSTSMLGSSLPIAVGAALKFQIKKENHIAVAFFGEGAASRGDVHEAMNFAGVRKLPVLFVCENNRFAYSTPLEKQMAIEDVASRAEAYGFKGHVVSGNDLLAVVQLSERIISKVRSGGGPSLIECKTYRYRGHSEHDPALYRDKEELVEWQSRDPIPGYEFYLEKRGHDVKHIRQEIDEKTQHIVQQAVDFAENDPLPEPSEALEDLYAPPTAPTLNTNGKA, encoded by the coding sequence ATGGCTGATTCAGATAGCGCTGCGGCTGCGGCCCCCCAAGCGCCGGACGCGGGCGCGCGTATCGAGTTCGAGCTCCATCTCTATTTTCAGATGAAGCTCATTCGCGCGTTCGAGGAGCGCGTCTCGCGCCTGCACCGCCAGAACAAGATTCTCGGCGGCGTCTATTCCGGCGCGGGCCAGGAAGCGATCGTCACCGGAATTTGCGCGCCGCTGCAGGATGGCGACCTCGTCGCCCCACTCCATCGCGACATGGGCGTCTTCCTGATGCGCGGCGTCGACCCGGGCCGTTTGATGGCGCAATTGATGGGTAAGGAATCGGGGCTGGCGCGCGGCAAGGATTCCTTCCTGCATGGCGGCGACCTCGAACACGGGATTTTCGGCTCGACCTCGATGCTTGGTTCGTCACTGCCGATCGCCGTGGGCGCGGCCCTGAAATTCCAGATCAAAAAAGAGAACCATATCGCGGTAGCCTTCTTCGGCGAGGGCGCGGCGTCGCGCGGCGACGTCCACGAAGCGATGAATTTTGCCGGCGTGCGCAAGTTGCCGGTGCTCTTCGTTTGCGAGAACAACCGCTTTGCCTATTCGACCCCGCTCGAAAAGCAGATGGCGATCGAAGACGTCGCTTCGCGCGCGGAAGCCTACGGCTTCAAAGGTCACGTCGTTTCCGGCAACGATCTGCTGGCCGTGGTTCAGCTCAGCGAACGGATCATCAGCAAGGTGCGCAGCGGCGGCGGCCCCTCATTGATCGAATGCAAGACCTATCGGTATCGCGGCCATAGCGAGCACGATCCGGCGCTCTACCGCGACAAGGAGGAGTTGGTCGAATGGCAGAGCCGCGACCCGATTCCCGGTTATGAATTTTACCTGGAAAAGCGCGGGCACGACGTCAAGCACATCCGCCAGGAGATCGACGAGAAGACTCAGCACATCGTCCAGCAGGCGGTGGACTTCGCCGAGAACGATCCGCTGCCCGAGCCCAGCGAAGCGCTTGAGGACCTCTACGCGCCGCCGACCGCGCCCACCCTCAACACCAACGGCAAGGCTTAG
- a CDS encoding sulfotransferase gives MTSSAHANNGRGRLPDFLGVGQPRTGTSWLDSMLRGHAGLPRDVKEVDFFVKNYARGIEWYKGYFAGCDPRLPAGEICPSYLGSNAARERIAEHIPECRIICTLRDPVQVLFSFWKLARRNAWTAHDFETYTPDGWETDSKGLRAWFETFGREQVLALLYDDLEAAPQDYLDRVCDFIGIEHIAIAGSAPEAPRVNSFSRMPRSAYLARKARKLRDRLQSREYYRTINLLTRAGVWRFCFDGGAEFPPLDPATERRIRRRLMPQVEDLETLLDRDLSAWKASPDPLERGVDRASA, from the coding sequence ATGACTTCTTCCGCTCACGCAAATAATGGCCGCGGCCGCTTGCCCGACTTCCTCGGCGTCGGCCAGCCGCGCACCGGCACCTCGTGGCTCGACTCGATGCTGCGCGGCCACGCCGGCCTGCCGCGTGACGTCAAGGAAGTTGATTTCTTCGTCAAGAACTACGCGCGCGGGATCGAATGGTACAAGGGCTATTTCGCCGGATGCGATCCGCGCCTGCCCGCCGGCGAAATTTGTCCGAGCTACCTGGGCTCAAACGCGGCGCGCGAGCGGATCGCCGAGCATATTCCCGAGTGCCGCATCATCTGCACGTTGCGCGATCCGGTGCAGGTGCTTTTTTCCTTTTGGAAACTCGCGCGGCGCAACGCCTGGACCGCGCACGATTTCGAGACCTACACGCCCGACGGCTGGGAGACCGACAGCAAGGGACTGCGCGCCTGGTTCGAGACCTTCGGGCGCGAGCAGGTGCTGGCGCTGCTCTACGACGATCTCGAAGCCGCCCCGCAGGACTATCTCGATCGCGTCTGCGACTTCATCGGTATCGAGCACATCGCGATTGCCGGTTCTGCACCGGAGGCGCCGCGCGTCAACAGTTTCAGCCGCATGCCGCGCAGCGCCTACCTCGCGCGCAAAGCCCGCAAATTGCGTGATCGTCTCCAGAGCCGCGAATATTACCGCACGATCAATCTGCTCACGCGCGCCGGCGTCTGGCGCTTCTGCTTCGACGGCGGCGCAGAATTCCCGCCGCTCGACCCGGCGACCGAGCGTCGCATCCGCCGGCGCCTGATGCCGCAAGTCGAAGATCTCGAAACCCTGCTCGACCGCGACTTGAGCGCGTGGAAAGCCTCCCCTGACCCTCTGGAACGCGGCGTCGATCGCGCCTCCGCCTGA
- a CDS encoding SRPBCC family protein, with amino-acid sequence MKKAASPKNPAPKSSAKKSSAGQSTTTIRQSAIIPATPVEVYDAFVNARKHAAFTGAAAKSANKVGGKFTAWDDYISGKYLELVAGRKIVEEWRTGDWPAGCEPSLIEFTFARVDKNTRVTMVQTKVPAAQAANYRQGWKDYYWTPLKAYFQAQRQRAVKSL; translated from the coding sequence ATGAAGAAAGCCGCATCGCCAAAAAATCCCGCGCCGAAAAGCTCTGCGAAAAAAAGCTCCGCGGGACAGTCGACCACGACGATCCGTCAGTCTGCGATCATTCCGGCGACTCCCGTCGAGGTCTACGACGCTTTTGTCAACGCGCGAAAGCATGCCGCCTTCACCGGCGCTGCGGCGAAGTCTGCAAACAAGGTCGGCGGCAAGTTCACCGCATGGGACGATTACATCAGCGGGAAATATCTGGAGTTGGTGGCTGGCCGGAAGATCGTCGAGGAATGGCGTACCGGCGACTGGCCGGCGGGTTGTGAACCGTCGCTAATCGAGTTCACCTTCGCCAGAGTGGACAAGAATACTCGCGTCACGATGGTCCAGACGAAAGTTCCGGCGGCGCAGGCGGCGAATTACCGGCAGGGCTGGAAAGACTATTACTGGACGCCGCTCAAAGCCTACTTCCAGGCGCAGCGCCAGCGCGCCGTAAAGTCCTTGTAA
- a CDS encoding glycosyltransferase, which produces MPRVSVIVPVFNGAATVGEALASVLAQSYPDFELIVVDDGSTDATAQVLASYAASIKLISRANGGISAARNSGLRAAVGEYVALLDCDDVWLPAMLERTVAALDAAPRAVLAYTDLAVIDSDGRALETALVGAETAHAPTLDEMLTRLWPIMPSAVVIRRRVLEAIGGFAEEFRSYGYEDAWCWMRARELGEFCYLPERLVKWRFSSYPRPLKNSSFSPVARAQFARLVQERWGRSVEPLLRSRMRASRSLLGYIGLRELRDGNRRGAREAFHRALLIDPWRLKNYLRWMRTWLPDGVARRLSGRTVRTAGENQRA; this is translated from the coding sequence ATGCCGCGCGTATCCGTGATCGTGCCGGTATTCAACGGCGCCGCGACGGTCGGCGAGGCGCTGGCGAGCGTGCTCGCGCAAAGCTACCCCGATTTCGAGCTGATCGTCGTCGACGACGGCTCGACCGACGCGACTGCGCAAGTCCTCGCGAGCTACGCCGCTTCGATCAAATTGATCAGTCGCGCCAATGGTGGAATTTCCGCGGCCCGCAACAGCGGACTGCGCGCAGCTGTCGGCGAGTACGTGGCGTTGCTGGATTGCGATGACGTCTGGCTGCCCGCGATGCTCGAGCGAACCGTGGCCGCGCTCGACGCAGCGCCGCGAGCTGTCCTCGCTTACACCGACCTCGCGGTCATCGACAGCGACGGCCGCGCGCTCGAGACCGCCCTGGTCGGAGCCGAGACCGCGCACGCGCCCACGCTCGATGAGATGCTCACGCGGCTGTGGCCGATTATGCCGAGTGCGGTCGTGATACGGCGGCGGGTGCTCGAAGCGATCGGCGGCTTCGCGGAGGAGTTCCGCTCCTATGGCTACGAGGACGCGTGGTGCTGGATGCGCGCGCGCGAGCTCGGCGAGTTCTGTTACCTCCCCGAGCGATTAGTGAAGTGGCGCTTTTCGTCCTATCCCCGGCCGCTCAAAAACTCGAGCTTCAGCCCGGTGGCGCGGGCGCAGTTCGCGCGCTTGGTGCAGGAGCGCTGGGGGCGCTCGGTCGAGCCGCTGTTGCGTTCACGGATGCGCGCGTCGCGCAGTCTGCTCGGCTATATCGGGCTGCGCGAGCTCCGCGACGGTAATCGGCGAGGCGCGCGCGAGGCCTTTCACCGCGCGCTGCTGATTGATCCCTGGCGTCTCAAGAATTACTTGCGCTGGATGCGCACGTGGCTACCCGACGGCGTCGCGCGCCGGCTCAGCGGCCGCACGGTGCGAACGGCCGGCGAGAACCAAAGGGCGTGA
- a CDS encoding sulfotransferase: MRDCFILGCGRSGTSLTAGLLADAGYFMGDELYPGDEGNPKGYFEDREVNAINEGLLAQLIPGPRRSVADKLLRRPRPESRWFRWLAELEPHQVVPCPPKLADRIIRQTARGPFCFKDPRFCYTLGAWRSFAPKAAMICVFRHPGASARSIVAEAARDEFLVNGAAVDYSRATRIWRAMYTYALALQRAGGGDWLFVNYAQLLSGAAFAAIERLLGVTLQRDFVDPSLSRSTADGAVPSALAPLYRQLCELAGFDDHA; encoded by the coding sequence ATGCGTGACTGCTTTATTCTGGGATGCGGGCGCAGCGGGACCAGCCTGACCGCCGGTCTCCTCGCAGACGCCGGATATTTCATGGGCGATGAGCTCTATCCGGGAGACGAAGGCAATCCCAAGGGTTACTTCGAGGATCGCGAAGTCAACGCGATCAACGAAGGTTTGCTCGCGCAGTTAATCCCCGGGCCGCGCCGCAGTGTCGCCGACAAGCTGCTGCGGCGGCCGCGCCCCGAATCCCGATGGTTCCGCTGGCTCGCGGAGTTAGAGCCGCACCAGGTCGTTCCCTGCCCGCCGAAGCTGGCCGATCGCATCATCCGGCAAACTGCGCGCGGCCCCTTCTGCTTCAAGGATCCGCGCTTCTGCTACACGCTGGGGGCGTGGCGTAGCTTCGCGCCTAAAGCCGCAATGATTTGCGTCTTTCGCCATCCCGGAGCCTCGGCACGAAGCATCGTCGCTGAGGCCGCGCGCGACGAATTTCTGGTCAACGGTGCGGCGGTCGATTACTCGCGTGCAACCCGCATCTGGCGCGCGATGTACACCTATGCGCTCGCGCTTCAGCGCGCTGGCGGCGGCGACTGGCTGTTTGTGAATTATGCGCAATTGTTGAGCGGCGCAGCTTTCGCCGCGATCGAGCGGCTGCTCGGCGTCACGCTGCAGCGCGACTTCGTTGACCCGTCGCTCAGCCGTTCAACCGCCGATGGCGCAGTTCCCTCCGCGCTCGCGCCGCTTTATCGACAGCTCTGTGAGCTCGCCGGCTTCGACGATCATGCATGA